Proteins from a single region of Chaetodon trifascialis isolate fChaTrf1 chromosome 10, fChaTrf1.hap1, whole genome shotgun sequence:
- the LOC139337487 gene encoding protein phosphatase 1 regulatory subunit 12A isoform X4, translating to MAATDHSRSEAAKQRRQDQLQRWLGSETDRTGSEARETSSGSGTRRAKVRFAQGAVFMAACSAGDREEVAALLRQGADINHANIDGLTALHQACIDENAEMVQFLVESGSDVNRGDNEGWTPLHAAASCGFIQIAKYLIEHGAHVGAVNSEGELPLDVATEDAMERLLKGEIKKQAIDVDKARKEEERIMLQDATAVLAGGGTLTPHPNTKATALHVAAAKGYIEVLKVLLQCGVDVDSRDTDGWTPLHAAAHWGQEEVCTLLADNMCDMGAVNNVGQTPLDVADENLADTLEELQKKQNALRSEKEKQTPVIETSPPISMVPVRTRRTSISRMSSKEKICLHEREKHPPPALPSSPAEDEEEEGQTGQNQSQSQGKASSSSSSEEESESESDAESEKAKNREIINNLNNKRNATGLLPTSMSTSAASQVKKQDPSKPPTTEAPGSWRTSLRKAGSSVTLGSAGLSDSNQDPSRPPETVLGMTRSASSPRLSSEADTKEPRLARVPPTPTRRLFSIPDSSPDNSNSWLSRSSSYTRRLHSQSGNDFTSSTPSLLHSSSYGKRLDDPTVTSGSTGTSSTGLSRLNSVLGQRLPQEQTEKKDQSGVTTSNSRGSTTGEQETKQRRKSYLTPVRDEEAEAQRKARSRHARQSRRSTQGVTLTDLQEAEKTMKTDNKGREKKEEEEKEKEKEAKAKRGEEGEVSWRSRIASLQKSDLLGLTQPTGTPRPQTSDRRDVEASTGESEAARWERERKERRQARARRKAQKTGESDDNDPSGEEEFSGSGLDPQTVRHLSSRSDISCNDCTPGGGSDAKDFKKLFEELSRENSQLQSQLQDTQRIINQTRLDLEKATQRQERFSDCSALLELERKVLVDLRADNQRLKDENGALIRVISKLSK from the exons ATGGCGGCTACTGACCATTCCCGGTCCGAAGCTGCCAAACAGCGACGGCAGGATCAGCTGCAGCGATGGCTGGGCTCGGAGACGGATCGGACGGGATCGGAGGCCCGGGAAACTTCGAGCGGTTCCGGGACGCGGCGGGCGAAAGTACGATTCGCCCAAGGAGCCGTGTTTATGGCCGCCTGCTCCGCCGGAGACCGGGAGGAGGTGGCAGCGCTGCTCCGGCAGGGAGCTGACATCAACCACGCCAACATAGACGGACTGACAGCGCTTCACCAG GCCTGCATTGATGAAAATGCTGAGATGGTGCAGTTTCTGGTGGAGAGCGGGAGTGACGTCAACAGAGGGGACAACGAGGGCTGGACTCCTCTGCACGCTGCAGCCTCCTGTGGCTTCATTCAGATCGCTAA ATACCTGATAGAGCATGGCGCTCACGTCGGGGCGGTGAACAGTGAAGGAGAGCTTCCTCTGGACGTGGCCACGGAGGACGCCATGGAGAGACTTCTCAAAggggaaatcaaaaaacaag caaTAGACGTGGACAAGGccagaaaggaggaggagaggatcaTGCTCCAGGACGCCACGGCCGTGCTGGCGGGAGGCGGCACTCTCACACCTCACCCCAACACCAAGGCAACCGCTCTGCATGTTGCCGCTGCCAAAGGCTACATCGAAGTCCTGAA GGTGCTGTTGCAGTGCGGGGTGGATGTGGACAGCAGGGACACTGACGGGTGGACGCCCCTGCATGCGGCGGCCCACTGGGGGCAGGAGGAGGTGTGCACCCTGCTCGCTGACAACATGTGCGATATGGGTGCTGTCAACAACGTG GGTCAAACACCTTTAGATGTCGCCGATGAGAACCTCGCCGACactctggaggagctgcagaagaagcAGAACGCC TTACGCAGCGAGAAGGAGAAACAGACTCCTGTTATTGAGACTAGCCCGCCAATCTCCATGGTACCAGTTCGCACACGCAG GACTTCTATCTCTCGTATGAGCAGCAAGGAGAAAATCTGCCTCCACGAGCGCGAGAAGCACCCGCCCCCCGCCCTACCGAGCAGCCCGGccgaagatgaggaggaggaaggccaGACGGGACAGAACCAGTCTCAGAGCCAGGGGaaggcctccagcagctccagctcggAGGAGGAGAGCGAATCGGAGAGTGACGCAGAGTCAG AGAAAGCGAAAAACCGAGAGATCATAAACAACTTGAACAACAAACGCAACGCCACAGGCCTGCTTCCTACCTCCATGTCAACGAGTGCTGCCAGCCAAGTGAAAAAG CAGGACCCAAGCAAGCCCCCGACCACTGAGGCCCCGGGCTCCTGGAGAACGTCTCTGAGGAAGGCAGGCAGCTCAGTGACACTGGGCTCGGCTGGACTGTCCGACTCCAACCAGGACCCCAGCAGACCTCCAGAGACGGTCCTCGGCATGACCCGCTCTGCCTCCAGCCCCCGCCTCAGCTCCGAGGCTGACACCAAG GAGCCGAGGCTCGCCCGGGTGCCGCCCACCCCGACACGGAGGCTCTTCAGTATTCCAGACAGCAGCCCTGACAACTCCAACAG tTGGCTCAGCCGTAGCTCCTCTTACACCCGGCGCCTTCACAGTCAGTCAGGGAATGATTTCACTAGTTCCACCCCCTCTTTGCTTCACAG CTCATCTTATGGAAAGAGACTGGATGACCCCACGGTGACCTCAGGTAGCACAGGAACAAGCTCCACTGGACTCAGCCGCCTCAACAGTGTCTTGGGCCAGAG ACTTCCTcaggaacagacagaaaagaaggatCAGTCTGGCGTCACCACCTCCAACTCTCGAGGCTCGACCACAGGCGAGCAGGAGACCAAGCAGAGGCGCAA GTCATACCTGACACCAGTGCGggatgaggaggcagaggcaCAGAGGAAGGCCCGCTCCCGACATGCCCGGCAGTCCCGCCGCTCCACTCAG GGGGTGACGCTAACAGATCTGCAGGAGGCAGAGAAGACGATGAAGACGGacaacaaagggagagaaaagaaggaggaggaagagaaggagaaagagaaggaagcaAAAGcgaagaggggagaggaaggg GAAGTGAGCTGGAGGTCTCGTATTGCCAGTCTGCAGAAGTCTGACCTGCTGGGCCTCACACAGCCCACTGGCACTCCGCGGCCTCAGACGTCTGACCGGAGAG ACGTTGAGGCCAGCACAGGGGAGAGTGAGGCAGCGCGATGGGAGAGGGAGCGCAAGGAGAGGAGGCAAGCTCGGGCCAGAAGGAAGGCCCAGAAGACCGGCGAG AGTGATGACAACGATCCGAGTGGAGAGGAAGAGTTCTCAGGCAGTGGGCTGGatccacag ACTGTCCGACACTTGAGTTCCAG GTCGGACATCTCCTGTAACGACTGTACACCGGGAGGAGGCTCCGATGCCAAGGATTTTAAGAAG ttgtTCGAGGAGCTCTCCAGAGAAAACAGTCAGCTCCAGTCTCAGCTGCAGGACACCCAGAGGATTATCAATCAGACCAGGCTGGACTTGGAAAAGGCCACACAG AGACAGGAGCGCTTCAGTGACTGTTCGGCCttgctggagctggagaggaag